Proteins from a single region of Vanessa cardui chromosome 13, ilVanCard2.1, whole genome shotgun sequence:
- the LOC124534745 gene encoding sorting nexin-27: protein MAETETDNNSIVRPDKNNKGTVTNNGPRRVTIYKTDTGFGFNVRGQVSEGGQLRSINGELYAPLQHVSAVLEQGAAEQAGIRKGDRILEVNGVNVEGATHKQVVDLIKSGGDCLTLTVISVTPKEAERLEPGDDGTAPVGVIGGAANSRATVYQRYDYTDKRSLPVSIPDYRIVMERNTGRSYVAFNVHMAGRHLCSRRYREFAALHQLLRKEFLGFNFPKLPGKWPFTLSEQQLDARRRGLEQYLEKVCAVRVIAESDAVQEFLTDSDDSSNPSPVDLKVLLPDKEVVTVSVLKSTNADDVYRAVCEKIGLSKAVQKYFYLFEIVEYNFERKLQPNECPHSLYIQNYSTASSSCLSIRKWLFNPEREISVVKEDEKAAAFIFWQAVEDVNRGVCVAGARLYQLKALQDVRRAGDYLALARTLPGYGHVAFPPARTDCAAAPALALTLGWAGLTLAPWSDAGAGPDVRVPWRDVREWRADDAAAAARLLYRPRDRPPRALALHTPYYQFLCNCMDRIAEEASWVDTGE, encoded by the exons ATGGCTGAGACAGAAACCGATAATAACAGTATTGTTCGGcccgataaaaataataagggcACTGTGACAAATAATGGCCCTCGTCGCGTTACCATTTACAAAACTGACACCGGTTTTGGTTTTAATGTTCGCGGTCAGGTTTCCGAGGGCGGCCAGTTAAGATCGATCAATGGTGAATTATATGCTCCTTTGCAGCACGTCAGTGCTGTTCTGGAACAGGGTGCAGCAGAGCAAGCTGGTATCAGAAAAGGGGACAGAATCCTAGAAGT CAATGGGGTGAACGTTGAAGGCGCGACCCACAAGCAAGTGGTCGATCTCATCAAGTCAGGGGGCGACTGTCTCACACTTACCGTAATATCTGTCACACCTAAG gAGGCAGAACGGTTAGAGCCTGGAGACGATGGAACTGCTCCAGTTGGCGTTATAGGGGGAGCGGCAAATTCACGGGCGACCGTCTACCAACGGTACGACTACACAGACAAGCGGTCGTTACCCGTTTCTATACCGGATTACCGGATCGTGATGGAGCGTAACACGGGACGGTCGTACGTGGCCTTCAATGTCCACATGGCTGGGCGGCACTTGTGCAGCCGGCGCTATAGGGAGTTCGCAGCTCTGCATCAACTCCTGAGGAAAGAATTTCTCG GTTTTAATTTTCCAAAGTTACCCGGGAAGTGGCCGTTTACATTAAGCGAACAACAATTGGACGCAAGGAGGAGAGGTCTCGAACAGTATTTAGAAAAG GTATGCGCAGTACGCGTGATTGCTGAATCTGATGCTGTACAAGAATTCCTTACAGATTCAGACGATTCCTCGAATCCATCACCAGTAGACTTAAAAGTTCTACTTCCAGATAAAGAAGTAGTCACGGTTTCAGTATTAAAGTCAACCAATGCTGATGATGTTTATCGGGCCGTCTGTGAAAAGATCGGCCTCTCGAAGGCCGTGCAAAAGTATTTCTATCTGTTTGAAATTGTCGAGTATAATTTTG AACGTAAGCTGCAACCAAACGAATGCCCCCACTCCCTGTACATCCAGAACTACTCGACAGCGTCCAGCAGCTGTTTGTCGATACGCAAGTGGCTTTTCAACCCCGAGAGGGAGATATCGGTCGTGAAGGAAGACGAGAAAGCTGCCGCTTTCATATTCTGGCAG GCCGTGGAGGACGTGAACCGCGGCGTGTGCGTGGCGGGCGCGCGGCTGTACCAGCTGAAGGCGCTGCAGGACGTGCGGCGCGCCGGCGACTACCTGGCGCTGGCGCGCACGCTGCCCGGCTACGGACACGTGGCCTTCCCGCCCGCGCGCACCGACtgcgccgccgcgcccgcgctcgCGCTCACGCTGGGCTGGGCCGGCCTCACGCTCGCGCCCTGGAGCGACGCCGGCGCCGGGCCCGACGTGCGCGTGCCCTGGCGCGACGTGCGCGAGTGGCGCGCCGAcgacgccgccgccgccgcgcgcctgCTCTACCGCCCGCGCGACCGCCCGCCGCGCGCGCTCGCGCTGCACACGCCCTAC TATCAGTTTCTGTGCAACTGTATGGATCGAATAGCGGAGGAAGCGAGCTGGGTCGACACCGGCGAATAA